From the genome of Sphingobacterium kitahiroshimense, one region includes:
- a CDS encoding ATP-binding protein codes for MNSKTEQLKELSQLNDELENYFRNTIIPQLFVDADLLLRKFTPPAMKHFVLKEEFIGMPIADIQDNFKYPNIINNIHSVIATGKMLEKEIQTTDLRWYQMNILPYITFREGKTNGVIITFVDITARIRDLKEHEKLILEHELLLDQLAHDIKSPLAGLMLTCEYFKVLPEKKSTKFLKMLANLECGLSNIKRVLSDFTESHWGKQKYQSATELVDLPHILDDVMLALAPQILEFNAKIVHRFEITEINFVRRKLRSVLYNLLSNAIKYTPVDRKPEIAIYTFEEDGFMVISVTDNGIGMCNEDLLTVFEKFKRICASVEGTGVGLYLVNTIVKNAGGKITITSTPGVGSEFKVYLKLDSTQ; via the coding sequence ATGAATTCAAAAACTGAACAGTTAAAAGAGCTGAGTCAGCTTAATGACGAACTCGAAAATTATTTCAGAAATACGATTATACCACAGCTTTTTGTGGATGCAGATCTCCTGTTACGTAAGTTTACACCTCCTGCTATGAAGCATTTCGTGCTTAAAGAAGAATTTATCGGAATGCCAATAGCAGATATCCAGGATAATTTTAAATATCCTAACATAATCAATAATATTCACTCCGTTATTGCTACGGGAAAAATGCTGGAGAAGGAAATCCAGACCACAGATTTGCGCTGGTACCAGATGAATATATTACCCTATATTACCTTTCGGGAAGGTAAGACAAATGGTGTGATTATCACTTTTGTAGACATCACTGCACGAATTAGAGATTTAAAAGAGCATGAAAAGCTGATTTTAGAACATGAATTGTTATTAGACCAGCTCGCTCATGATATTAAAAGCCCTTTAGCAGGTTTAATGCTCACATGTGAATACTTTAAAGTACTTCCAGAAAAAAAGAGCACCAAATTCTTAAAGATGCTTGCTAATCTAGAATGCGGACTATCCAATATAAAAAGAGTACTTTCAGATTTCACTGAAAGCCACTGGGGAAAACAAAAATATCAATCGGCAACGGAACTAGTCGATTTACCTCATATATTGGATGATGTCATGTTAGCATTAGCGCCACAGATTTTAGAATTTAATGCTAAAATAGTTCATAGATTTGAAATCACAGAGATCAATTTTGTGAGACGTAAGCTTCGTAGTGTGCTATATAACCTATTGAGCAATGCGATTAAATATACACCGGTAGATCGTAAACCTGAAATAGCGATTTACACCTTTGAAGAAGATGGGTTTATGGTTATCAGTGTTACAGATAACGGAATAGGTATGTGCAACGAAGACTTATTAACTGTTTTTGAAAAATTTAAAAGAATATGTGCTTCTGTCGAGGGTACGGGAGTAGGGTTATATTTAGTCAATACTATTGTTAAAAATGCAGGTGGTAAAATTACTATAACAAGTACACCAGGTGTTGGGTCAGAATTTAAAGTTTATTTAAAATTGGACAGTACTCAATAA
- a CDS encoding ATP-binding protein, giving the protein MNSQESPNMIPFSSDLVIQALASSPSPTAIYSGENMIIRFANEGMLEVWGKDASVIGKPLIEAIPELEGQPFLELLQEVWRTGKTYSVSSAPAKLIKNGKETLDYFDYEYRALVDENNKTWCILNTALEVTSRREFLEQIKHKEEKEQALNEEMAATLEELTSTNEELNRYIKQLADSREYIRTIIEQAPVGIAMLKGPEHHIEIANSAILKIWGREESEVIGYPHESARPEMRAQPVNNWLKHVYQSGEPKINTEFTVKLLDKAGLREAIVNSIYQPIFSHDGSISGVLVILEEITQQVMLRKKNEKDQQMLNLAVDAGELATFYYQTETNLFSGNTLLKKWFGLSSDENMDLSLAIAVILPEDRDRVSLAIAHVLSKDSDGHYFIEYRIQNNVDKKIRLLQANGRVFYDSKGNPLSLNGTLRDITEQKKEEQRKDDFIGMVSHELKTPLTSLKAYLQILQRMDLPTKDPMSQNMLGKSVKQVQYMNTMINGFLNVSRLDSGQLHLMKTVFDFQSLFAEIEDEVLSTIKTHHFLFKAPEKIMIHADREKIAQVLHNLVGNAVKYSPLRSTIRVDYAANDNSLKVNVQDLGKGIAEEDRQRIFDRYYRVKETSGGVISGFGIGLYLCREIIELHDGTIQVQSVKNEGSIFSFILPFNP; this is encoded by the coding sequence ATGAATTCCCAAGAAAGTCCAAATATGATTCCCTTTAGCTCTGATTTAGTTATTCAGGCACTGGCTTCCTCGCCCTCACCTACAGCTATTTATAGCGGTGAGAATATGATCATCCGTTTTGCTAATGAAGGAATGCTGGAGGTTTGGGGCAAAGACGCTTCTGTGATAGGCAAACCCTTAATTGAGGCAATTCCTGAATTGGAAGGACAGCCTTTTTTAGAGCTGCTGCAAGAGGTGTGGCGTACTGGGAAAACATATTCTGTTTCTTCGGCTCCTGCAAAGTTAATAAAGAACGGAAAGGAGACGCTTGATTATTTCGATTACGAATATAGAGCTCTTGTTGATGAAAACAATAAAACTTGGTGCATACTGAATACAGCACTGGAGGTGACCTCTCGCCGTGAGTTTTTAGAGCAGATCAAACATAAAGAAGAAAAAGAGCAGGCGCTCAACGAAGAAATGGCTGCGACTCTTGAAGAATTGACATCTACTAACGAAGAGCTCAATAGATATATCAAGCAACTGGCCGACAGCAGGGAATACATTCGTACAATTATAGAACAGGCGCCTGTTGGAATCGCTATGTTAAAAGGGCCTGAACATCATATTGAAATCGCCAATTCTGCGATTCTTAAGATATGGGGACGAGAGGAGTCCGAAGTCATTGGATATCCGCACGAAAGTGCCCGTCCGGAAATGCGGGCACAGCCTGTTAACAATTGGCTTAAACACGTATACCAAAGTGGTGAGCCTAAGATAAACACAGAATTTACAGTAAAACTGCTTGATAAAGCCGGATTGAGAGAGGCGATCGTTAATTCCATCTATCAGCCTATATTTTCTCATGACGGCAGTATTTCAGGTGTTTTGGTCATTCTTGAAGAAATTACCCAGCAGGTAATGCTGCGTAAAAAGAATGAAAAGGATCAACAGATGCTGAACCTAGCAGTAGATGCGGGCGAGCTCGCGACCTTCTACTACCAAACTGAAACAAATCTCTTTTCCGGAAATACGCTTCTTAAGAAATGGTTTGGACTTTCATCGGACGAAAACATGGATCTCTCTCTGGCCATCGCAGTTATTTTACCGGAAGATCGGGATCGGGTGTCGCTGGCCATCGCGCACGTGTTAAGTAAAGATTCTGATGGTCATTATTTCATAGAATATCGGATTCAAAATAATGTTGATAAAAAAATTAGACTGCTGCAGGCCAACGGAAGAGTTTTCTATGATAGTAAAGGTAATCCACTCAGCTTAAATGGTACTTTGAGGGATATTACTGAACAAAAAAAAGAGGAACAGCGAAAAGATGATTTCATTGGAATGGTAAGCCATGAACTGAAAACACCACTTACCTCTCTTAAGGCTTATCTGCAGATACTGCAACGGATGGACTTACCTACAAAAGATCCTATGTCGCAAAATATGCTGGGGAAATCGGTAAAGCAAGTACAATATATGAACACCATGATTAATGGGTTTCTTAACGTATCCAGGCTTGATTCGGGTCAGCTGCATCTAATGAAAACTGTTTTTGATTTTCAATCACTGTTTGCCGAAATTGAAGATGAAGTGCTGTCGACGATCAAAACTCATCATTTTCTGTTTAAAGCACCTGAAAAAATAATGATACATGCAGATCGTGAAAAAATAGCGCAGGTACTCCATAACCTTGTTGGAAATGCGGTCAAATATTCGCCTCTCAGATCGACGATTAGAGTAGATTATGCTGCCAACGATAACAGTTTAAAAGTAAATGTTCAAGATCTTGGAAAAGGGATTGCTGAGGAAGATCGGCAACGGATATTCGATCGCTATTATCGCGTGAAGGAAACTAGTGGCGGCGTGATATCGGGGTTCGGTATTGGACTTTATCTTTGTAGAGAAATCATCGAACTGCATGATGGAACCATTCAGGTCCAGAGTGTAAAAAATGAAGGAAGTATATTCTCCTTTATCTTACCATTCAACCCATAA
- a CDS encoding heavy metal-binding domain-containing protein, with the protein MFNIIDGREVLRYFDPISATAVSGANPLSGSEASFVNLFGGRSRNYENKNYKRA; encoded by the coding sequence TTGTTTAATATCATCGATGGGAGAGAAGTCCTGCGTTATTTTGATCCGATTTCAGCAACAGCTGTTAGTGGAGCCAATCCTTTGAGTGGGAGCGAAGCTAGCTTTGTAAACCTCTTCGGTGGCCGCTCCCGCAATTATGAAAACAAAAACTATAAAAGAGCGTAG
- a CDS encoding inorganic phosphate transporter — protein sequence MDNYLYLVIITLITLGIIDLMVGVTNDAVNFLNSAIGSKAISFRLIMILASAGILSGAVFSSGMMEIARSGIYVPGMFSFNDVIVIFLAVMITDIILLDVFNYFGLPTSTTVSIVFELLGAAVCLGLYKIVSTSGDWSTLSQYINTEKASEIVISILLSVVLSFTVGMAVQYLSRLIFTFQYERKIKSFGVIFGGIALASISYFILIKGMKTVSFIDKATKEWINMHELQLILGSFVLFTVFSFILIRLKVNILKVIIGVGTFALALSFAGNDLVNFIGVPVAAIQAIGFFQASGGNPDTYMMSELASADIVAPAWILFIAGGIMMITLWTSKKAKTVIETEMSLSSQDGGSEKFEPNTLSRWIVRGFVNIGGAISYLMPRTLRSRLDSRFENTSLGKKNKEEEPMFDMVRASVNLMVASSLIALGTSMKLPLSTTYVTFMVAMGTAFADRAWDRESAVYRVSGVFHVIGGWFLTAATAFAGAFIIAYLLKIGGIITFVGALIFLAILLVFNAKSHKKKVAAQAERKLKLGREDIHTLQQVSDASANQISEVFAKSNIFYKEIVDGLTKNDLTTLSMNKKLIKKFLRDLDSTNDNLYNFIRNLDDTSVKGSRFYIISLGYLQDIVENLYVIAGNAHNHVDNNHKLLKEYQGNDLRLVADELGNWYAEVYSLYKRRDFLKLDSTMKQRDQLQKVINDLLDKQIDHIRTTENSPKNSKLYFSILLETNELISSTFKLLRLFKEFEEFKMNNKKQN from the coding sequence ATGGACAATTATTTATATCTCGTAATTATTACGCTGATCACTTTAGGGATTATCGACCTCATGGTCGGCGTAACCAATGATGCTGTCAATTTTTTAAATTCGGCTATTGGCTCCAAAGCTATTTCTTTCCGCCTGATCATGATTCTCGCTAGTGCGGGTATATTGTCTGGGGCGGTTTTCTCAAGTGGAATGATGGAGATTGCAAGAAGTGGAATTTACGTTCCTGGTATGTTCAGTTTTAATGATGTTATAGTTATCTTCCTCGCCGTCATGATTACAGACATCATACTCCTTGATGTATTTAACTATTTCGGACTCCCGACCTCTACAACAGTATCCATCGTCTTTGAGCTACTAGGGGCTGCGGTCTGTCTAGGACTCTATAAAATAGTAAGTACCTCAGGCGATTGGTCAACGCTTTCACAGTATATTAATACAGAGAAGGCCTCCGAGATTGTTATCAGCATCCTCTTATCCGTGGTCCTGTCCTTCACTGTAGGTATGGCGGTACAATACCTTTCTCGACTCATATTCACCTTTCAGTACGAACGTAAGATCAAATCCTTCGGAGTTATATTTGGAGGTATCGCCTTAGCATCCATAAGTTATTTTATCCTGATTAAAGGAATGAAGACCGTTTCTTTTATCGATAAAGCGACGAAGGAGTGGATTAACATGCACGAGCTGCAGTTGATCTTGGGAAGCTTTGTGCTGTTCACGGTCTTTAGTTTTATACTTATCAGGTTAAAAGTGAACATCCTTAAGGTCATTATCGGTGTTGGTACATTCGCTTTAGCTTTATCCTTTGCAGGAAACGATCTGGTTAACTTTATCGGAGTACCTGTAGCAGCCATTCAGGCCATCGGTTTCTTCCAGGCATCTGGTGGCAATCCGGACACCTATATGATGTCAGAATTAGCTTCGGCGGATATTGTTGCCCCAGCTTGGATATTATTTATCGCAGGTGGTATCATGATGATTACCTTATGGACATCTAAAAAAGCCAAAACCGTTATTGAAACGGAAATGAGTTTAAGTAGTCAAGACGGTGGTTCCGAAAAATTTGAGCCTAACACCTTATCACGTTGGATAGTACGCGGCTTTGTAAATATTGGAGGAGCAATTAGTTATCTGATGCCACGAACCTTACGATCTCGTTTAGATAGCCGTTTCGAAAATACTTCCTTAGGGAAAAAGAATAAGGAGGAGGAGCCAATGTTTGACATGGTGCGCGCTTCTGTCAACCTAATGGTGGCCAGCAGTCTTATTGCTTTAGGAACATCGATGAAGCTTCCTCTGTCTACAACCTACGTCACATTTATGGTTGCGATGGGAACTGCTTTTGCCGACAGAGCTTGGGATAGAGAAAGTGCAGTATACCGTGTCTCTGGTGTATTCCATGTCATCGGAGGCTGGTTTCTTACTGCTGCTACTGCTTTTGCGGGTGCGTTTATCATCGCATATTTACTTAAAATAGGAGGGATTATTACCTTTGTTGGTGCACTTATATTCTTGGCCATTCTCTTAGTATTTAATGCTAAAAGCCATAAAAAGAAAGTCGCAGCACAGGCAGAGCGTAAATTGAAACTTGGTAGAGAAGATATCCATACCTTACAGCAGGTTTCTGACGCTAGTGCCAATCAGATCAGTGAAGTTTTTGCCAAGTCCAATATCTTCTATAAAGAGATTGTAGACGGTCTTACCAAGAACGATTTGACGACGCTTTCGATGAACAAGAAATTGATTAAGAAATTCTTGCGTGATCTGGATTCGACCAACGACAACCTTTACAACTTTATTCGCAATCTGGATGACACTTCCGTTAAAGGAAGCAGATTCTACATTATTTCCTTAGGTTATCTGCAGGATATCGTCGAGAATCTTTATGTAATTGCTGGCAATGCACACAATCACGTCGATAACAACCATAAACTGCTTAAGGAATATCAGGGGAATGATCTGAGGTTAGTTGCTGATGAGCTGGGTAACTGGTACGCTGAAGTATATAGTTTGTATAAGCGCCGTGACTTCTTAAAGCTTGATTCAACCATGAAACAGCGCGATCAGCTTCAGAAGGTTATTAACGATCTTTTGGACAAGCAGATTGACCATATCCGGACAACAGAAAATAGTCCTAAGAACAGTAAACTTTACTTCTCAATCCTGTTAGAGACAAACGAGCTGATCAGCTCTACATTTAAACTCTTACGGTTATTCAAGGAGTTTGAAGAGTTCAAAATGAACAATAAAAAACAAAACTAA
- a CDS encoding mechanosensitive ion channel family protein, which translates to MYKFKINHFRSKDENSVDEIKKPSIYFFVDLFVNMQKSNSINITGQTTSSIYQWTFNLAETIGVHDKTAHILSATFLIIVSFIFLLFLDYFLRFFFNSIVTRFIKKSKTNWDDKLFQNKVQIHLSRFILIAIAQQFLPNIFIGFPSFIDVLTKLLGILMIFAIYGVANALLKTARDILRSSKGFVDKPVDSYIQVLQIFLIFVVGTLIVSVITGNSPWSFLVSLGAASAILMLVFKDTILGFVASIQVSANDSVRVGDWIEMPKYGVDGDILQINLNNVRVQNWDKTIVTIPTYTLLSDSFKNYRGMQESGGRRIKRSIYIKISTIRYLSDEEIQELKKIVLLTPFIEKREREIKEYNTKNKIDPKVLVNGRRMTNIGLFRAYIKAYAIQNPDIHQELTLLVRQLAPNEYGLPLELYMFTKGTQWSFFEDTMSDIFDHLFAAIKSFDLEVFELPASDDVRMHLNQKHVPSISKPQNIR; encoded by the coding sequence ATGTACAAATTCAAAATCAATCACTTTAGATCTAAAGATGAGAACTCTGTAGATGAGATCAAAAAACCATCTATTTATTTTTTTGTAGATTTGTTTGTTAATATGCAGAAATCAAATAGTATTAACATTACCGGACAAACAACAAGTTCAATCTACCAGTGGACATTTAACCTTGCTGAGACAATAGGAGTACACGATAAAACAGCACATATTCTAAGTGCCACTTTTCTCATTATTGTATCTTTTATCTTCTTGCTGTTCTTAGATTATTTTCTACGTTTCTTTTTCAATTCAATCGTTACCAGGTTTATTAAAAAAAGTAAAACTAATTGGGATGATAAATTATTTCAAAATAAGGTCCAGATTCACTTAAGCCGTTTTATATTGATAGCAATTGCACAGCAGTTTCTACCTAACATATTTATCGGCTTCCCTTCTTTTATAGACGTACTAACAAAACTGCTTGGTATTTTGATGATCTTCGCTATTTATGGTGTGGCTAATGCACTGTTAAAGACTGCAAGAGATATACTTCGTTCATCTAAAGGTTTTGTAGATAAACCTGTTGACAGTTATATTCAGGTGTTACAGATATTTTTGATATTTGTTGTTGGAACTCTTATTGTTTCTGTAATTACAGGAAATTCTCCTTGGTCATTTCTTGTTTCACTAGGAGCTGCCTCTGCTATTTTGATGCTGGTATTTAAAGATACCATTCTTGGTTTTGTAGCAAGTATACAGGTCTCTGCTAATGATTCGGTACGTGTTGGAGATTGGATAGAAATGCCTAAATATGGTGTTGATGGCGATATACTCCAAATAAATCTAAACAATGTACGCGTGCAGAACTGGGACAAGACAATTGTTACCATACCGACATATACCTTGCTGAGCGATTCCTTCAAAAACTATAGAGGTATGCAGGAAAGCGGAGGAAGAAGAATTAAAAGATCCATTTATATCAAAATATCCACCATTAGGTATCTCAGCGATGAAGAAATTCAGGAACTTAAAAAGATTGTACTTTTAACACCTTTTATTGAAAAAAGAGAAAGAGAAATAAAAGAATATAATACAAAAAACAAAATTGACCCCAAAGTTCTTGTAAACGGGAGAAGAATGACAAATATTGGATTATTCAGGGCCTATATTAAAGCCTATGCAATACAAAATCCAGACATTCACCAGGAATTAACCCTATTAGTGCGTCAGTTGGCGCCAAATGAATATGGACTTCCTTTGGAACTGTATATGTTTACTAAAGGAACACAATGGTCATTTTTTGAGGATACGATGTCCGATATTTTTGATCATTTATTTGCAGCTATTAAATCTTTTGACTTAGAAGTCTTTGAACTGCCTGCATCTGATGATGTTCGGATGCATTTAAATCAAAAACATGTGCCATCAATTTCAAAGCCCCAGAACATACGGTAG
- a CDS encoding BCCT family transporter codes for MKLTNLLKLKSTFVPGIILPSLIFILGITFLSSFFPVRANYYLNILKTFLFENMNWLYVMVVTIFVLFLLFLIFSKYGSIRLGANDTKPEFSFFSWISMLFAAGMGIGLMYFSVAEPMSHYTDPSVAGLTSAARAKDAQLYTFFHWGIHAWAIYGVVGLSLAYFTYRYKLPLSLRSCFYPILKDKIQGRAGDIVDMFALCSTFFGITTTLGFGVVQLTAGLVHLGIIPESNFMYQVIIVIVIMTIAILSATSGVTKGVKILSQINIIAALVLILFVLILGPTTFLLGTFSEGLGEYINAFFHLTFNTHAHEPERQQWFFNWTILYWAWWISWSPYVGLFIAKISKGRTIREFISAVLIIPSVFNFMWMTIFGNSAIWMDQHQANGALSAIVANTDVLLFKFFEFFPLQQITNILSIFIIFIFFVTSADSGIYVMNSISSNNAAKSPKWQYIFWGVLLAILALVLLNAGGLKSLQTMTLITALPFSIIMLLFCYCLMKALTIDTEYHAREFSHSTNNWSGEYWKERLGRILSYKDRNTIDAYLKNTVFPAFQELAEEFGSKGIIATVNLKSESPSSVEIEIKHDAMTDFRYGVKSQLEKISDFLREEENAPDIGTMKTHVPMTYFGDEREGYDIQYFTKNEIISDVLKQYERFLSLSSDEKNAIFIGSNLKDQG; via the coding sequence ATGAAATTAACTAATCTCTTAAAGCTAAAGAGCACCTTTGTGCCTGGTATTATTTTACCCAGTCTCATCTTTATACTTGGTATTACTTTTTTATCAAGCTTTTTCCCGGTGAGAGCAAATTACTACCTGAATATTCTAAAAACTTTCTTGTTTGAAAATATGAACTGGCTCTATGTCATGGTTGTAACTATTTTTGTGCTCTTCCTACTTTTTTTAATATTTAGCAAATATGGAAGCATAAGATTAGGTGCCAATGATACGAAACCTGAGTTCTCTTTTTTCTCATGGATATCTATGTTATTTGCAGCCGGTATGGGTATTGGATTAATGTACTTCAGTGTCGCAGAACCGATGTCCCACTACACAGATCCCTCGGTAGCCGGACTAACGTCCGCTGCACGTGCTAAAGACGCTCAATTATACACGTTTTTCCATTGGGGTATACATGCTTGGGCAATATATGGAGTCGTAGGACTTTCACTCGCTTATTTCACGTATCGGTATAAACTACCCTTATCATTAAGAAGTTGTTTTTATCCAATACTAAAAGACAAAATACAAGGTCGCGCTGGCGATATTGTTGACATGTTTGCTTTGTGCAGCACTTTCTTTGGTATTACAACCACATTGGGTTTTGGTGTAGTGCAGCTCACTGCCGGCTTAGTACATCTGGGAATAATTCCAGAAAGTAATTTTATGTATCAGGTTATCATCGTCATCGTAATCATGACCATCGCCATTCTGTCGGCTACATCTGGAGTTACAAAAGGTGTTAAAATATTAAGTCAAATAAACATAATAGCGGCATTGGTTCTGATATTATTTGTCCTTATTTTAGGTCCGACTACTTTTTTATTGGGAACATTTTCTGAAGGTTTAGGTGAATATATTAATGCCTTCTTTCATCTCACATTTAATACCCATGCACATGAACCCGAGCGTCAGCAATGGTTCTTCAATTGGACTATACTCTATTGGGCCTGGTGGATATCCTGGTCTCCATATGTAGGTCTATTTATCGCTAAAATATCCAAAGGAAGGACAATTAGGGAGTTTATCAGTGCTGTGCTCATTATACCTTCAGTATTTAATTTTATGTGGATGACTATATTTGGCAATAGTGCCATATGGATGGATCAACACCAGGCTAATGGTGCTCTTAGCGCTATAGTTGCTAATACTGATGTACTTCTTTTCAAATTTTTTGAATTCTTTCCGCTACAACAGATAACAAACATACTTTCCATTTTTATAATTTTCATTTTCTTTGTGACATCAGCCGATTCGGGCATTTATGTGATGAACAGCATTTCTTCAAACAATGCCGCAAAATCACCTAAATGGCAGTATATTTTCTGGGGGGTGTTACTGGCCATACTTGCTTTAGTACTTCTAAATGCCGGCGGCCTAAAATCTTTACAAACAATGACTTTGATCACAGCCCTCCCCTTTTCTATCATTATGTTATTGTTTTGCTACTGTCTCATGAAAGCACTCACCATCGATACTGAATATCATGCGCGTGAATTTTCGCACTCCACAAACAATTGGTCCGGTGAATACTGGAAAGAGCGCTTAGGACGTATTCTATCCTACAAAGACCGAAATACAATAGATGCATACTTAAAAAATACCGTGTTTCCCGCTTTCCAAGAACTCGCTGAAGAATTTGGTTCTAAAGGGATTATCGCTACTGTAAATTTAAAATCTGAAAGCCCCTCATCTGTTGAAATCGAAATCAAGCACGATGCTATGACTGATTTTCGATATGGCGTAAAAAGTCAACTCGAAAAAATATCAGACTTTTTACGTGAAGAAGAAAATGCGCCCGATATCGGTACAATGAAAACACATGTACCCATGACTTATTTTGGTGACGAACGCGAGGGTTATGACATTCAGTATTTTACGAAAAACGAAATTATTAGTGATGTGCTGAAACAGTATGAACGTTTTTTGTCCCTATCATCAGATGAGAAAAATGCGATATTCATAGGGAGTAATTTAAAAGATCAAGGTTAA
- a CDS encoding MgtC/SapB family protein, whose translation MDFTVEIKDMVAMVISIICGGAIGFEREYKNKSAGFRTIILISLGSTIFTIVSQHGAGTDDRISANIITGIGFIGAGVIFKDKISIRGLTTAAVIWTSAAIGMTAGIGYHALALCLTLITLGVLLMVTRVERMIAQLQKEQLLSVTFRDPDFNQIPQLENILNTKGLTLERMEIVKENDHLIVNFKVSGKKKYLLEMSETLATRSEILSFS comes from the coding sequence ATGGATTTTACAGTAGAAATTAAAGACATGGTAGCAATGGTTATTTCTATCATATGTGGAGGAGCCATTGGCTTTGAGCGGGAATACAAGAATAAGTCTGCCGGCTTTCGAACAATAATTCTAATTTCACTGGGTTCGACAATTTTCACCATTGTTTCCCAGCATGGTGCAGGTACTGATGACCGAATTTCGGCAAATATTATTACAGGTATTGGATTTATTGGAGCAGGTGTGATTTTTAAAGACAAAATTTCTATTCGTGGCTTGACGACTGCTGCTGTAATCTGGACTTCTGCAGCAATCGGAATGACAGCAGGAATAGGTTATCACGCGCTTGCGCTATGCCTAACTTTAATTACTCTTGGAGTATTATTAATGGTTACCAGAGTGGAACGAATGATTGCACAACTACAAAAAGAACAGCTCTTGAGTGTAACCTTTCGTGATCCTGACTTTAATCAGATCCCACAATTGGAAAATATTTTAAATACAAAAGGACTTACTTTAGAACGGATGGAAATTGTAAAAGAAAACGATCATTTAATAGTAAACTTCAAAGTATCAGGCAAAAAGAAATACTTATTAGAGATGAGCGAAACACTTGCTACCCGATCAGAAATCTTAAGCTTCTCTTAA
- a CDS encoding GNAT family N-acetyltransferase has product MNNMKYSFRQATAGDAFQIWKILEKAINRRKEDGSTQWQDGYPNLCVIENDIKNTFGYVLVDNDIIIGYCAILINDEPAYAKINGSWLTNGDFVVYHRVAISEKYLGQGLAQIMLQHIEDFALKHNIYSVKVDTNFDNTGMLWILQKMSYHYCGEVIFRGSPRKAFEKILK; this is encoded by the coding sequence ATGAATAATATGAAATATTCTTTTAGACAGGCTACAGCAGGAGACGCTTTTCAAATTTGGAAAATTTTAGAAAAAGCGATCAATAGACGAAAAGAAGATGGTAGTACGCAATGGCAAGATGGCTATCCCAATCTATGTGTTATCGAAAATGATATTAAGAACACTTTTGGTTACGTATTGGTTGATAATGATATTATCATTGGTTATTGTGCTATTTTGATAAATGATGAACCAGCGTATGCTAAAATAAATGGATCTTGGTTGACTAATGGTGATTTTGTGGTTTACCACAGGGTTGCAATTTCTGAAAAGTATCTTGGTCAAGGATTGGCTCAGATAATGTTGCAGCATATCGAAGATTTTGCACTTAAACATAATATTTATAGTGTAAAGGTTGATACTAATTTTGATAATACGGGCATGCTTTGGATATTGCAAAAAATGAGCTATCACTATTGTGGTGAAGTAATATTCAGAGGAAGTCCAAGAAAAGCCTTTGAGAAAATTTTAAAATAA